From the Phyllostomus discolor isolate MPI-MPIP mPhyDis1 chromosome 7, mPhyDis1.pri.v3, whole genome shotgun sequence genome, one window contains:
- the GHRL gene encoding appetite-regulating hormone isoform X2 — translation MLPGDPLSFRPICPNPAEAMPSLGTTCSLLLLSVLCMDLVMAGASFRSPEHQKVQRKESKKPPAKLQPRGLEAWLRPEDGTPAEGAEDELEIRFDTPFDVGIKLSGAQDRRHGQALGKFLQDMFWEEADEAPADK, via the exons ATGCTGCCCGGGGACCCTCTCTCCTTCAGGCCCATCTGTCCCAACCCAGCTGAGGCCATGCCCTCCCTAGGAACCACCTGCAGCCTGCTGCTCCTCAGTGTACTCTGCATGGACCTGGTCATGGCTGGCGCCAGCTTCCGGAGCCCTGAACACCAGAAAGTGCAG AGAAAGGAGTCCAAGAAGCCACCAGCCAAACTGCAGCCCCGAGGGCTCGAGGCCTGGCTCCGCCCAGAAGATGGAACTCCGGCAGAAGGGGCAGAGGATGAGCTGGAAATTCGG TTTGACACCCCCTTTGATGTTGGAATCAAGCTGTCAGGGGCTCAGGACCGTCGGcatggccaggccctggggaagtTTCTTCAGGACATGTTTTGGGAAGAGGCCGATG AGGCCCCAGCAGACAAGTGA
- the GHRL gene encoding appetite-regulating hormone isoform X1: MLPGDPLSFRPICPNPAEAMPSLGTTCSLLLLSVLCMDLVMAGASFRSPEHQKVQRKESKKPPAKLQPRGLEAWLRPEDGTPAEGAEDELEIRFDTPFDVGIKLSGAQDRRHGQALGKFLQDMFWEEADGKSLPESSPFRVPRECQM; encoded by the exons ATGCTGCCCGGGGACCCTCTCTCCTTCAGGCCCATCTGTCCCAACCCAGCTGAGGCCATGCCCTCCCTAGGAACCACCTGCAGCCTGCTGCTCCTCAGTGTACTCTGCATGGACCTGGTCATGGCTGGCGCCAGCTTCCGGAGCCCTGAACACCAGAAAGTGCAG AGAAAGGAGTCCAAGAAGCCACCAGCCAAACTGCAGCCCCGAGGGCTCGAGGCCTGGCTCCGCCCAGAAGATGGAACTCCGGCAGAAGGGGCAGAGGATGAGCTGGAAATTCGG TTTGACACCCCCTTTGATGTTGGAATCAAGCTGTCAGGGGCTCAGGACCGTCGGcatggccaggccctggggaagtTTCTTCAGGACATGTTTTGGGAAGAGGCCGATGGTAAGTCCTTGCCCGAGTCAAGTCCATTCAGAGTCCCCCGAGAGTGCCAAATGTGA
- the GHRL gene encoding appetite-regulating hormone isoform X3, which translates to MWLGARAGCGGGFFPSHRPPLCFPKITPSVWVSACWSCYLRSTLQLLPLQTSRLHSKQRKESKKPPAKLQPRGLEAWLRPEDGTPAEGAEDELEIRFDTPFDVGIKLSGAQDRRHGQALGKFLQDMFWEEADGKSLPESSPFRVPRECQM; encoded by the exons ATGTGGTTGGGGGCcagggcggggtgtgggggggggttcTTTCCATCACACAGGCCACCTCTCTGTTTCCCAAAGATAACCCCGAGTGTGTGGGTGTCTGCTTGCTGGTCGTGTTATCTAAGATCAACACTGCAGCTCCTGCCTCTGCAGACCTCCAGGCTCCACAGTAAGCAGAG AAAGGAGTCCAAGAAGCCACCAGCCAAACTGCAGCCCCGAGGGCTCGAGGCCTGGCTCCGCCCAGAAGATGGAACTCCGGCAGAAGGGGCAGAGGATGAGCTGGAAATTCGG TTTGACACCCCCTTTGATGTTGGAATCAAGCTGTCAGGGGCTCAGGACCGTCGGcatggccaggccctggggaagtTTCTTCAGGACATGTTTTGGGAAGAGGCCGATGGTAAGTCCTTGCCCGAGTCAAGTCCATTCAGAGTCCCCCGAGAGTGCCAAATGTGA